TTAGTGGTGTATCACTCGACAACCAGGAAATTTCTTTATCAGGTACAGAACCGGTTAATGTAACTATGCACAGCGCTGCAACGGTTATGACCGACATTGTAGTGGTTGGTTATGGTAAATCTTCGCGAAAAGCGTTAACCAGCGCCATTACCACTGTTAAACCCGAAGATCTGAACAGAGGCGCCATTGCCGATGTTGGGCAGTTATTGCAAGGTAAAGTGCCGGGCCTGAACGTCACCGCCAGTGGTGATCCCAACAGACCGGCTGCCGTGATTGTACGTGGTGCATCAACCATCAATAGTCCTGGCGGCCCCTTCTATGTAGTAGACGGCGTTCCCGGTGTTGATATCTCGGTTATTGCGCCTGCCGATATCGCTTCCATGGACATTTTGAAAGATGCCGCTGCAACAGCCATTTATGGTAACCGTGCTGCCAACGGCGTTATTATTGTTACAACCAGAAGAGGTAAAAGAGGACAGCCCCAGGTTTCTTACAGTGGGTTTGTAGGCCTTGAAAAAGTGTCCAGCAGGCTCAAAGTGATGAATGCCGGCCAACTGAGAGATTTCCTGTCAAAGAACAACCTGGCCTTTACACCGCTTGATGACAAAGGCGCCAATACCGACTGGCAAAAAGAAATACAGCGCAATGAAGCCGTATCAACAAGCCACAACATTTACCTCGGTGGCGGTGGCGATCATGGTACCTACAGCGCCAGTTTGAACTATTTCAGCAAGCCGGGGATCTTAAAGAACAGTAATCTGCAACGTATCATTGCCCGCCTGTCTGTTGAACAATTCTTACTGAACGATAAATTGAAATTGGGGCTTAACGTTACCAATTCGAATAATAATGCAGATGATATCCCTTACAGGAATACGGTACTGCTGCAATCAGCTACCTATCTGCCTGTGTCGCCTGTAAAGAACCCCGATGGTACTTATTTCGAGAACTTTACCAAAACAGGTTATTACAACCCGGTGGCCATGATGAACCATAGCCAGCAGAACAATAAATACAACAACCTGTTGGCCAATTTGACTGCTCAGGCAAAACTGCCCTTTGGCCTTACTTACGACCTGAACGTGGCGTACATCAACAACTCGAATTTATACGGTTCTTACCTCGATAAATATTTCACGAGCAATTATAATGGCATGTATGACAATCCTGACCCCACAACCTATGGTCATGGATTGCAGGCGTTCGGTACAAACGGACAGGCTACCCGCCAGGCTTACAGCAATTCGAGCAAGATCCTGGAAACATACTTTACGTGGGATAAAGTTATTGGAAAACATAGCGTGAATGCGGTGTTGGGTTACTCCTGGCAGGAAAATGTAAACGGTGATGGCTTCCAGGTAACTACGTATAACTTCCCTGTCGACAATATAGGATACCAAAATCTGGCCTTAAGCAATCCGTATGCTTATTCAACCCGTATTGGATTGGGAGCAGATGGTATTTATCAAAAGATCAGGTTGATCTCGGATTTTGCCCGGTTGAAATACAATTACAATGACAAGTATTTTTTACAGGCATCATTAAGAAGGGATGGCAGCTCTGTATTTGGTGCAAATCATCAATGGGGGTATTTTCCTTCAGTGGCTGCAGCCTGGCGCATAAGCGAAGAAAATTTTATGAAATCGCAAGATTTGTTTAGCGATCTGAAATTGCGGGCAAGTTATGGTGTTACCGGTAACGCCTTTGGTTTCGGCGCTTATACGGCACAATTCATAATGGGACCCCAGGGTACTTATTATTATAATGGCGCACAGGCCGCAGCATATGGCCCCATTGCAGCTGCTAATCCCGATCTGAAATGGGAGCAAATTGCTACCTCCAATATAGGTGTAGACTTCACTTTGCTGAAGGGTAAGCTGGGTGGTTCAATTGATGTATATAAAAAGCGAACAACCGATATGATCTATAAGTACAATGTCGATCCTATTCTGGTTCCTGTTGGTTCTATCGTTGCAAACGGTGGCATCATGGATAATAAAGGGATCGAACTGGCGCTCAGTGGTACTATTGTTTCAAACAGTAAGTTTACCTGGACGAGCAATTTGAACCTGGCGCACAATGACAACAAGATCGTCAGTTTAAAGAGTCCCCTGTTTCCGGGTGGCGACTCACTGGCTGTAGGTTTTCCTGAAGGCGGCGGTCAGTCGGGTGCTTCGCTCCAACTGTTAAAAGAAGGACATCCGCTTGGTCAATTCTATTCCCTGGATTATCAAGGTAAGAACGCTGCTGGTATCTCCCAATATTTGGCCCAGGATGGAAAAACACTGACCACCAATCCGCTGCGTGGAACTGATTATCATTACCTCGGAAATGCGCAACCTAAATTGTTACTGGGTTGGACCAATAACTTTAAATACCAGGATTTTGACCTGAACATTGCCTTCCGTGGTGTATTCGGCAACAAGATCTTCAACGCTACCCGTGCAGACCTGTTTCGCCCCAGTACCGCGCAATACACCAATATTCTGGTTGATGCAGCTGGCGAATCAACCGCCGATATTAATGCCTACAAATATTCTTCCCGCTTTATTGAAAGTGGAAGTTATGTACGCCTCGATAATGCCACTTTGGGTTACAACATGAAACATCTGGGGCCTTATATTAAATCCCTCAGACTGTATTTGACCGGAAACAATTTGTTTGTAATCACAAAATTCAAAGGGGTAGATCCTGAGGTGAACCAGGGTGGTATAGCGCCGGGTATCGATTACAACAATTTTTATCCAAAAACCCGTACGCTCTTATTTGGAGCAAACATCTCCTTTTAATTTAACCAGCAAAATTGAGAATTATGAAAAAAAGACTGATCTATATAGTTGCTTCTTTGATGGCTGCTGGCGTAATGGTTTCTTGTCATAAAGTAACCGTGAAAGCAACCACGGAATTGACGCCAGATGTATACCCACAGGATTCTGCTTCCTTTATCTCCGCTTCAGGGCCCGCCTATGTAGCATTGAGGGGTAATGTGGCTGCAGAATACTTCTTTCAGCAAACATACAGTACCGATGAGGGCATTATGCCTGCCCGGGGCGGTAACTGGTACGATGGCGGCCAGAACATGGAAATGCACTATCATACCTGGACAAGGGATAATGGGTATTTAAATGGCAACTGGTACTGGCTTTCTACCATTATTGGGGTAGTGAATCAGGAGTTATCTATCCTCGGTAAAACGCAGCCGGCAGGTACGGCCAAAGACAGGAACCTTGCCGAGCTGAAAATGGTGCGTGCCCTGGCTTATTATTTTATGATGGACAACTGGGGTAATGTACCCATCGATACGGTATATGGCGATTTTGCACCGCGTGATAAATCACCCCGGGCCGATGTCTTCAACTTTATTGAGAGTGAAGTAAAAGCAGCGATCCCTTTACTGAGCACCGACGTGAATGCTTCCACTTATGGCCGGTTCACGCAATACGGGGCCTATGCGCTGCTGGCCAAAATGTACCTGAATGCAGAGTATTATATTGGCACTAAAAAATACAACGAGTGTATTGCCGCCTGTGATAATGTTATCAATTCAAATAAATACAGCATAACCAACAGGGCCACTTATTTGCAGTCGTTTTATCCTGCTAACGGGCCGCTGTCCGCAGGAAGTAAGGATGAGTTCATTTTTGCCATTCCTTATGACCCTACGTTCACTAATACTTTTCCTTTCCGCAGCAACAACTACCATGCCCGGTACGATGTGCCACGGTCGATGGGTAAAGTGGCTGCAGGAGCAGGCTATAATTACTTTGGTATTCCTTACACACCGGGCGCCCCGGCAAGTACCCTGCCTGAGTTCTATGCTTACTTTAACGATGCTGGTGACATCCGCAACAAGCAGTGGCTGGTGGGCAAACAAACCCTGCCCGACGGCGTAACACCGCTTACGATCACTACCACCAAAGCGGGTTACGATGCCATTACCTATGCAGGAGATAACACCCCTTATACTTATCAGTTGGACCTGACGCCGAATATTGTATTGCGCCAAAGCTCCACTTCATTCGATTGCGGAAATGATGAAGTGGCCTGGAACATGGGATACCGTAATATCAAGTTTTACCCTGATGCCACTTCTGCCACCCGCGATCAGAATAATGATATTCCTATTTTCCGTTATTCAGACATCATATTGATGAAATCAGAGGCTATTTTGCGTGGCGGCACGGCTACACTTGGAGCAACCGCTTTATCGCTGGCTAATGATCTGCGGGCAAAACGTACCACAACGGCGCCATGGGCAACCATTACGCTGGATAGCATTTACAACGAACGCAGCCGTGAGTTTGCCTGGGAAGCCTGGCACCGGAATGACATGATCAGGTACGGTAAATATGAAGGCAAATGGGGTTTCAAAACAAACGCAGATGCGTATCGCAGAATATTCCCGATCCCAACCAATGCGTTTGCAGTTAACCCTAAACTGACACAGAACACAGGTTATTGAGATAATTAGTTTTAGGAAAGGCGATGACAGAGCGCCGGGCCCGATCCATAGGGTCCGGCCAATTTTAAAGAAACTGCTTTTAAAATCCAAGAGACTAAATTCTTTTTCATAATTATGTAGCAGTAATTATTACCTCCGGGCTTTCCAGCCTGGAGTTTCTTTTTAGGGCAGGGGGCCGGGATGAAAGGCAGCAGGCAGTAGTGAAGGCAAAAGGCAAAGGCCCCGTCGCGGCAATATAAAATCCCGAAAATCGAAGACAAGCATATAAATTATTAGGCAGTATTTCTCCCCCTTCCACCGGTTGGCGGAGCCGGGGGGAGGCCTGAAACTTTGAACTATGAACTTAAAACTAGTTTTACTACTTATAACCTGTTTGCCTGTAACTATCTATAGCCAGGATCTAACCAGATATGTTCAACCGTTGGCCGGAACTGCCTCCTCCACAACAACTGCTGCACAAAAACACAGCGAAGCGGGTTCAGAAAAAAATGCCAATACCATTCCCGCAGTAGGCATGCCCTTCGGCATGACACAATGGACGCCCCAAACCCGGGCAACAGAAACGAAATGTATTCCCCCTTATTTTTATAAAGACAGTCTCATAAATGGCTTTCGCGGTACTCACTGGATCAGCGGTTCCTGTATGCAGGACTATGGCAGCGTAGCTATAATGCCCATTACGGGGCCATTAAAAACACAGAATTTTGCTACCCCCTTTTCGCATGACCAGGAAATTACCGCCCCTGATTATTATAAAGTAACATTACCCGCCTATGATTGCATCACGGAAATAACCGCCACTGCCCGTTGTGGCATGATGCAATTCACCCTGCAACACGATGATAGTTTATACCTGCTGGTTATCCCCAACAGTGACCGGGGCGAAAGTGCTGTGTATATCGATGCTGCAAAAGGTGAAGTGTGGGGCTATAATCCCGCCCATCGGATTTACCAGGGCTGGGGTAACAAAACCGGGTTTAGTGGATATTTCTATTTACAGTTTGAAAAAATACCGGTACATGCCGGTTCCTTCCAGGAAGGAAATATAATGGCGATTGACAGTGTGCGCAATCAAAAGAACAGCGGCGTGTTTGCCGGCTTTAAATTAAAAAAAGGTGAACAGCTGCGCATTCGCATAGGCACTTCTTTCAGCAGTGTGGCCGAAGCCAGAAAGAATTTACTGGCGGAGATCACCACCTGGAATTTTGCATCGGTTCAATCCAATGCTAAAAAAGCCTGGCAACAGGCATTATCGCAAATACAGGTGCAGGGCGATAATGAGAAGGATAAAAGGGTCTTTTATACCGCACTATATCACGCTTTTCAACATCCGCGCCTGTTCAGCGATGTAAGCGGCGCTTACCCTTCGTTTGCCAGCGGATTGCCTGTTCGTAAGTTAGCTAATGGGCAGTACTACGATGATTTTTCCATGTGGGATATTTATCGCGCTCAGTTACCCTTATTACAGATCTTACAACCGGAAAGGATAAATCAATTGGTATCGTCCCTGATCTTAAAAGGCCAGCAAGGCAGGTGGTTGCCAATTTTCCCCTGCTGGAACAGCTATACCGCCGCCATGGTGGGAGATCATGCTACTGCATTTATTGCATCGAGCTATACAAAAGGCATTCGTGGTTATGATGTAAACGAAGCGTACCGGCTGATGCGGCAAAACGCATTCGATATACCCAATAACGAAGATTATACCAACGGAAAAGGGCGCCGGGCCCTGCCCTCGTACCTGCAATATGGATATATACCTATGGAAGACAGTGTGCCCGAAGCCTTTCATAAAAAAGAACAGGTGAGCCGTACCCTGGAATATGCTTACGATGATTATGCGCTGTCCATGGTAGCCAAAGGACTGAATAAAACAGCAGATTATACGGCGCTTCACAAGCGGGCGCTTAATTATCGCAACGTGTTTGATAGCAGGGTAGCGCTGGTGCGCGGCAGATATGCCGATGGTCACTGGTATGAACCCTTTAATGCCGACAAACGCGAGCCCTATATTACGGAAGGAACACCGCGGCAGTATACGTTTTATGTTCCACAGGATGTGGCGGGGCTGGCCCGCCTGATGGGTAGCCATAAAGCACTGGAAACTGCACTGGACACTTTATTTGCCAAAAACGAATACTGGCATGGTAATGAACCCGGGCACCAGATCCCGTTTATGTATAATTACACCGCTGCGCCCTGGAAAACGCAACAGGTTGTACGGCAGATCCTGAACGAAGAATACAGCGATGGACCTGGCGGATTAAGCGGCAACGACGATGCCGGACAAATGAGCGCCTGGTATGTATTCGCGGCTATTGGCATGTACCCCCTCGATCCGGTTTCGGGTGAGCATTTACTTTGTTCACCAATCTTCGACAAAATTACCCTGCAATTACCCGGTAATAAAAAACTGCAGATCGTTTGCCACAAACAAGCATCAGGCGATAGCTATATTCAACAAACAAAACTGAATGGCAACCCCTATCAAAAGAATTACATCAACTATACCGAAATTATGAAGGGCGGCGTGCTGGATATTTATCTACAGGCGAAACCATCTGACTGGGGTAGCACCATAAATGCCAGGCCGGCTAATAAGTTTTAGATTCGCGGTCCCCTCCCGACCTTCCGCCAGCTGGCGGAGAGGAGTTTGGCAACCTCAAGATAAAACTTAAACGATCCTATTTCCGGCCTTGCTGGCATCTACCGTACTCCTCTGAGAGAGGGGGCACCTATTAACTTGTCAACGCTATCAACTCTATCAACTTCCCCCCTGCCTTTGTTAACAGAAATTTGGCTCAAAATCCTCCAATTGTCCCTATTTTCGCTACCATCAACAATACTATTCCTATGCGTTCCTTATTATGCTTGTGCCTGCTGGTTGTATTTGCAGGCGCCCAGGCCCAGGATGAATCCTTACCCGATCTCAGAAACAAAAGAGAAAGCTTTACAAAATATCCCAAAGGCGAGATCCGCGACGACCTGGCCACCTTTACCATTGGCGGCATCGACGAACGCCTGGGTAAAGACCCCTTACCGAAATTACCCGCCACCGACTACAATATGCACTCAATAACTTTTGAAGGCGACAAACAGAAAGTGGTTATCACCAGCGGCACCTTTGAGGCTTCCAAACACAAGTTGTTTTATTACTACGATAAGAAATACCTGGTAAAAATAGATGGTAAGCCTTACTATGGCGACTATGGCAGTATTCCAACCACTACTATTTCTTCGGTTAATGTTATCCTTAATGGTAAAGATACCGTTGCCATTCCGCCAGCTGCCTATGCCGATCTGTTCCACCCCGAGTTTACCTATTCAGAAGGCGGTACCATTAAAACCCATAATGCAGTGTACCTCTCAAAAGACAAGCACCGCATGTACATTTATATGGTAAATGCTGAAGCCATTGGTAAGTACGAAGTAACCTGGATTTTGCAGGATAATAAATATGTAGGACGTGTTGTTGACTCCGGCATCATGCGATAAAAGCAGCTTTTTTGCTGTGTGAATATGTGAATTTACCGCGGTTAACAGCCCTGGCTGTAGCGATATTTTAATAGGTGTAATCAACACATTGTCAGGTTAAAAGGGTAGTAAAAATCCGCCTGTAAAAATATTTTCTACCCGGGAACAATTTACGAACCACGAACACCGTTAGTATATCGGTTTTTCATAGGATATTGGATTTTTAACGGGCCTGGATTTCTATCCGGGCCTTCTTGTTTTTAACAGTTTCCTTCGGCTAAAAATGTAGATATTTAGCAACAATACGATCCGCCCCCAGGTAAATCTTCCGGACCCATACCAGTAAACTACAATCCGTACAGTGAGCATGGTTTTTTAGTATTAATAACAAAGGTTGCAAGTATGAATCTGATCGATTTTCTGCTACTGTTAATAGTAGCCTATGGTATGTGGGATGGCTGGCAAAAAGGTTTTATCGTGGAACTATTGTACCTGATGGGCCTTATTGTAAGCATTGCAGTAACCTTTTTATTTTATCCTTACCCTACTATTTTTATCAACAAATATATTCCTGCACTCGGCTCCTGGGCATTGCCGCTGGCTTTTATAATTACATATGTACTAATGCGGGTAATTACAAATGTGCTTATCAATAAAACATTGTACAGAATTCCGGTGGAGGCGCATGGCCGCTGGGATAACAAGATGCTGGGTTTAATACCCGGTTTTGTAAATGGTGTTACCCATGCAGTAATTGTGGCTGCCCTGTTGCTGGCCCTGCCCATCAGTAATAACATCTCCAACACAACCCGCCAAAGCCGCTTTGTAGTTATGTTGTCGGTGCCGGCCGAGTTGATAGAAACCAAATTATCGCTGGTATTTACTGAAGTGGAAAGAACCATGAACCGGTTAACGGTAAAGCCCGGTTCCAATGAAACGGTCATCCTTCCCTTTAAAGTGATGGCGCCGCCACCCCGGCCCGATCTGGAAACACTGATGTTGAGCTGGGTAAATGCCGAGCGGATAAAAGCGGGCTTGAATACCCTGAAACTGGATCGGGAATTAACCGAGGTTGGCCGCAAGCATTCGATCGATATGTTTCAACGAGGTTATTTTTCACACGTGTCGCCCGACGGGAAAGGACCCTTTGACCGCATGAAAGAGGATAGGGTGCAATTCACCAATGCCGGGGAGAACATTGCACTGGCGCCCACCTTGGATATTGCACATAATGGATTAATGCATTCGCCGGGGCACCGCGCTAACATCCTCCGGCCCGAATTTGGCCGTTTGGGTATTGGAATAGTAGATGGCGGTAAGTATGGGCTCATGATATCACAGGAATTCAGAAATTAGTTTACAGTTCATAGTTTACAGTTTACTGTTCGGGAATAACAGAGAACTCTGAACAGAGAACTGAGAGCAGTATTATTTCCCTCCAAAAAGCTTACTGATAATCCAAAATATCAACCCTATTACCAATACTACTAAGAATATCCCCCACCACATACCCGCTTTAAAAATGCCTTCAACAGCGGCGCAACCTGAATAAAACAAGGTCATCAGCAGAAAACATAAGCCGTAATATTTCTTTATCATAACACGAGATTTCAAGTATTAACTAAAA
The Niastella koreensis GR20-10 genome window above contains:
- a CDS encoding SusC/RagA family TonB-linked outer membrane protein; this translates as MRLLCQSLPKGAGIHLLLLLLISPLCMLAQNSQMTGTVRDSSGHPMAGVTVSVKGKNMITSTKSNGAFAIPAQKGDVLVFSGVSLDNQEISLSGTEPVNVTMHSAATVMTDIVVVGYGKSSRKALTSAITTVKPEDLNRGAIADVGQLLQGKVPGLNVTASGDPNRPAAVIVRGASTINSPGGPFYVVDGVPGVDISVIAPADIASMDILKDAAATAIYGNRAANGVIIVTTRRGKRGQPQVSYSGFVGLEKVSSRLKVMNAGQLRDFLSKNNLAFTPLDDKGANTDWQKEIQRNEAVSTSHNIYLGGGGDHGTYSASLNYFSKPGILKNSNLQRIIARLSVEQFLLNDKLKLGLNVTNSNNNADDIPYRNTVLLQSATYLPVSPVKNPDGTYFENFTKTGYYNPVAMMNHSQQNNKYNNLLANLTAQAKLPFGLTYDLNVAYINNSNLYGSYLDKYFTSNYNGMYDNPDPTTYGHGLQAFGTNGQATRQAYSNSSKILETYFTWDKVIGKHSVNAVLGYSWQENVNGDGFQVTTYNFPVDNIGYQNLALSNPYAYSTRIGLGADGIYQKIRLISDFARLKYNYNDKYFLQASLRRDGSSVFGANHQWGYFPSVAAAWRISEENFMKSQDLFSDLKLRASYGVTGNAFGFGAYTAQFIMGPQGTYYYNGAQAAAYGPIAAANPDLKWEQIATSNIGVDFTLLKGKLGGSIDVYKKRTTDMIYKYNVDPILVPVGSIVANGGIMDNKGIELALSGTIVSNSKFTWTSNLNLAHNDNKIVSLKSPLFPGGDSLAVGFPEGGGQSGASLQLLKEGHPLGQFYSLDYQGKNAAGISQYLAQDGKTLTTNPLRGTDYHYLGNAQPKLLLGWTNNFKYQDFDLNIAFRGVFGNKIFNATRADLFRPSTAQYTNILVDAAGESTADINAYKYSSRFIESGSYVRLDNATLGYNMKHLGPYIKSLRLYLTGNNLFVITKFKGVDPEVNQGGIAPGIDYNNFYPKTRTLLFGANISF
- a CDS encoding RagB/SusD family nutrient uptake outer membrane protein — its product is MKKRLIYIVASLMAAGVMVSCHKVTVKATTELTPDVYPQDSASFISASGPAYVALRGNVAAEYFFQQTYSTDEGIMPARGGNWYDGGQNMEMHYHTWTRDNGYLNGNWYWLSTIIGVVNQELSILGKTQPAGTAKDRNLAELKMVRALAYYFMMDNWGNVPIDTVYGDFAPRDKSPRADVFNFIESEVKAAIPLLSTDVNASTYGRFTQYGAYALLAKMYLNAEYYIGTKKYNECIAACDNVINSNKYSITNRATYLQSFYPANGPLSAGSKDEFIFAIPYDPTFTNTFPFRSNNYHARYDVPRSMGKVAAGAGYNYFGIPYTPGAPASTLPEFYAYFNDAGDIRNKQWLVGKQTLPDGVTPLTITTTKAGYDAITYAGDNTPYTYQLDLTPNIVLRQSSTSFDCGNDEVAWNMGYRNIKFYPDATSATRDQNNDIPIFRYSDIILMKSEAILRGGTATLGATALSLANDLRAKRTTTAPWATITLDSIYNERSREFAWEAWHRNDMIRYGKYEGKWGFKTNADAYRRIFPIPTNAFAVNPKLTQNTGY
- a CDS encoding GH92 family glycosyl hydrolase, with protein sequence MNLKLVLLLITCLPVTIYSQDLTRYVQPLAGTASSTTTAAQKHSEAGSEKNANTIPAVGMPFGMTQWTPQTRATETKCIPPYFYKDSLINGFRGTHWISGSCMQDYGSVAIMPITGPLKTQNFATPFSHDQEITAPDYYKVTLPAYDCITEITATARCGMMQFTLQHDDSLYLLVIPNSDRGESAVYIDAAKGEVWGYNPAHRIYQGWGNKTGFSGYFYLQFEKIPVHAGSFQEGNIMAIDSVRNQKNSGVFAGFKLKKGEQLRIRIGTSFSSVAEARKNLLAEITTWNFASVQSNAKKAWQQALSQIQVQGDNEKDKRVFYTALYHAFQHPRLFSDVSGAYPSFASGLPVRKLANGQYYDDFSMWDIYRAQLPLLQILQPERINQLVSSLILKGQQGRWLPIFPCWNSYTAAMVGDHATAFIASSYTKGIRGYDVNEAYRLMRQNAFDIPNNEDYTNGKGRRALPSYLQYGYIPMEDSVPEAFHKKEQVSRTLEYAYDDYALSMVAKGLNKTADYTALHKRALNYRNVFDSRVALVRGRYADGHWYEPFNADKREPYITEGTPRQYTFYVPQDVAGLARLMGSHKALETALDTLFAKNEYWHGNEPGHQIPFMYNYTAAPWKTQQVVRQILNEEYSDGPGGLSGNDDAGQMSAWYVFAAIGMYPLDPVSGEHLLCSPIFDKITLQLPGNKKLQIVCHKQASGDSYIQQTKLNGNPYQKNYINYTEIMKGGVLDIYLQAKPSDWGSTINARPANKF
- a CDS encoding CvpA family protein, whose translation is MNLIDFLLLLIVAYGMWDGWQKGFIVELLYLMGLIVSIAVTFLFYPYPTIFINKYIPALGSWALPLAFIITYVLMRVITNVLINKTLYRIPVEAHGRWDNKMLGLIPGFVNGVTHAVIVAALLLALPISNNISNTTRQSRFVVMLSVPAELIETKLSLVFTEVERTMNRLTVKPGSNETVILPFKVMAPPPRPDLETLMLSWVNAERIKAGLNTLKLDRELTEVGRKHSIDMFQRGYFSHVSPDGKGPFDRMKEDRVQFTNAGENIALAPTLDIAHNGLMHSPGHRANILRPEFGRLGIGIVDGGKYGLMISQEFRN